CTTTATGTCTCCCCAAACTTCGCAAAGAGCTTCTCATCCGCGTTTGAAAAGCGGTTCGGCAACGAGAAACTCTATTGGGTCAGCGAATCGCGGCAAAGCAAGATGGGGTTAAACCTTTCCTCTCCATCGCTTAAGCTCTCCACCATCGAATCTACCAAAGGAATGGAGTTTCGACTCGTTTTTCTGGTCGGCATCGAAATGCTTCCCAGACCCAACCGCGACGAAGCCAGCGAAAGAAAACTTGCCTACGTCGGCCTCACTCGCGCCCAGGACCTCCTGTATATCCTGGGAAACACTCAGTCAGGCTTTTTAAACGAGCTTATTGAAATCAGCGAGATGCTCTCTACAACCGTTCAGGTGTGAAATTTCAGTAAGCTATAACTAGAAAGTGAAAACTGCCCCATGCCGCTTTACGAATACGAATGCACCACCTGCCGTAAGCACACTGAAAAGATCCAGAAGTTCTCCGATCCTGAGATCACCATCTGCCCTCACTGCGGAGGCCATCTCGAGCGCGTCCTCTCCGCCCCTGCCGTCAGCTTCAAAGGCGGCGGCTGGTACGCCGACGGCTACGGCAACGCCAAGCCAAAATCCTCCGGCGACAGCAATAACTCAGGATCAAGCGCCAGCGACTCCAAGTCCGGCGATTCGAAATCTGGCGATTCCAAGTCTGAAGGTTCCAAGTCTGAAGGTTCCAAGTCTGGTGATTCCAAGTCCGGCGGTTCAAAGTCGAGCACCGACTCCAGCTCCTCGGGCAACA
The nucleotide sequence above comes from Tunturibacter empetritectus. Encoded proteins:
- a CDS encoding FmdB family zinc ribbon protein; translated protein: MPLYEYECTTCRKHTEKIQKFSDPEITICPHCGGHLERVLSAPAVSFKGGGWYADGYGNAKPKSSGDSNNSGSSASDSKSGDSKSGDSKSEGSKSEGSKSGDSKSGGSKSSTDSSSSGNSTPATAPSAPAAPAAASSSSDKK